The following proteins are encoded in a genomic region of Enterocloster clostridioformis:
- a CDS encoding DNA-binding protein, with translation MVEDVDNEVMVDQQVYLAADIQCMLGIGKSKAYSFLEEVYKQKDPPFKVLKIGKLFRVPKRGFDEWLNGGI, from the coding sequence ATGGTAGAAGATGTAGATAATGAAGTGATGGTTGATCAGCAGGTATACCTGGCAGCTGATATTCAGTGTATGCTTGGAATAGGAAAAAGTAAAGCCTATTCTTTCCTTGAAGAAGTGTATAAGCAGAAAGATCCACCGTTTAAAGTTCTTAAAATTGGTAAGCTCTTTAGAGTGCCAAAGAGAGGATTTGATGAATGGCTAAATGGTGGTATATGA
- a CDS encoding C39 family peptidase, producing MADEQRNGLSEAFETGASTTYLIHGAVKTGKTVSGAAKGVAAGGPYGAVAGALWEGRKHIGRIAAAVVALLLIPVLFVLMLPGLIFNGFTSAFSPADPETPVLNSETAIIENANTITFTISSILGEGMEDVIKRIERDFAASDGDGMEVINPYEISPIYNANLFVSQYCAAKEKEFADISIADMATVMRRGKSYLYSYQRTEEIRKKIVEDPDTGEETTVSEKWMLYTITYNGEAYFADQVFALTDEQKSLVSDYAQNLSLFLGDGLIQNLEGWEGNSIPSLGNVRFTDGSTEVVYFNQMDERYSSKPYGTDYIGGSGCGPTSMAIVISSLSEEIVDPERMAQWAYENGYWCKGSGSYHALIPGAAAHWGLAVSGCSASEPQRILDALAEGKLVVAIMSKGHFTNGGHFIVLRGVKGGKILVADPGSYKRSGQLWDLSIILNEASQRAGAGGPFWIIG from the coding sequence ATGGCTGATGAACAAAGAAATGGGCTTTCCGAAGCCTTTGAAACCGGAGCATCTACAACGTATCTGATCCATGGTGCCGTAAAAACCGGAAAAACAGTTTCTGGCGCTGCAAAGGGTGTTGCCGCCGGTGGTCCTTATGGTGCTGTCGCCGGGGCTTTGTGGGAGGGCAGAAAACACATTGGCAGGATTGCTGCCGCTGTTGTGGCTCTTTTGTTGATCCCTGTCCTTTTCGTGCTAATGCTCCCTGGACTGATTTTTAACGGTTTTACGTCTGCCTTCTCTCCTGCTGATCCGGAAACTCCTGTTCTCAACAGCGAAACTGCAATCATAGAAAATGCCAACACCATAACCTTCACCATCAGCAGCATCCTGGGCGAAGGCATGGAGGATGTCATAAAACGGATCGAACGAGATTTTGCCGCCTCGGACGGGGATGGGATGGAAGTGATCAATCCCTATGAGATAAGCCCTATATACAATGCCAATCTTTTTGTTTCCCAATACTGTGCGGCAAAAGAAAAGGAATTCGCGGATATCTCCATTGCAGATATGGCAACTGTCATGCGCCGTGGGAAATCCTACCTTTATTCCTACCAACGAACAGAGGAAATACGGAAAAAAATCGTAGAAGACCCGGATACCGGAGAAGAAACTACAGTATCTGAGAAATGGATGCTCTATACCATTACCTATAATGGGGAGGCTTATTTTGCCGACCAGGTATTTGCTCTTACGGATGAACAGAAAAGCCTTGTCTCTGATTATGCACAGAACCTGAGCCTTTTTCTTGGTGACGGCCTGATCCAGAACCTGGAAGGCTGGGAAGGAAACAGTATCCCGTCTCTTGGCAATGTACGGTTTACAGATGGCAGTACAGAAGTTGTCTATTTCAATCAGATGGATGAACGCTATTCCAGTAAACCCTATGGCACAGACTATATCGGCGGCTCCGGCTGCGGCCCGACTTCCATGGCGATTGTTATCTCTTCTTTGTCGGAAGAAATCGTTGACCCGGAACGCATGGCGCAGTGGGCCTATGAAAACGGCTACTGGTGCAAGGGCAGCGGCTCCTACCATGCGCTTATCCCCGGAGCCGCCGCACACTGGGGGCTTGCAGTTTCCGGATGCTCCGCCTCAGAACCCCAGCGGATACTGGATGCCCTGGCGGAAGGAAAGCTGGTAGTGGCCATCATGTCAAAAGGACATTTTACCAATGGCGGGCATTTTATCGTGCTGCGTGGTGTAAAGGGCGGAAAAATCCTTGTAGCAGACCCCGGCAGTTATAAACGGAGCGGCCAGCTCTGGGACCTGTCAATTATACTAAATGAAGCCAGCCAGCGCGCAGGTGCGGGCGGCCCCTTCTGGATCATCGGATAA